A DNA window from Fodinibius sp. Rm-B-1B1-1 contains the following coding sequences:
- the trxA gene encoding thioredoxin — MSKALELTDDSFEDEVLNADSDQPVLVDFWAEWCGPCKMVGPIVEELAEEFDGKAKVGKVDVDSNPEISTKYGIRSIPSLLIFKDGEVVDQIVGAVPKAQLKKQLEAQVTN; from the coding sequence ATGAGTAAAGCATTAGAACTAACTGACGATTCATTCGAAGATGAAGTCCTTAACGCCGATTCAGATCAACCCGTATTAGTTGATTTTTGGGCCGAGTGGTGTGGCCCCTGCAAAATGGTAGGACCTATTGTTGAAGAGCTGGCCGAAGAGTTTGATGGCAAAGCGAAGGTTGGTAAGGTTGATGTAGATTCCAACCCCGAAATATCAACAAAGTATGGCATTCGAAGTATCCCGTCTCTTTTGATTTTCAAAGACGGTGAAGTCGTTGATCAAATTGTTGGAGCTGTACCCAAAGCACAATTAAAAAAGCAGTTGGAAGCACAAGTAACCAACTAA
- a CDS encoding Glu/Leu/Phe/Val dehydrogenase: MPYNKNMYTTGYYKEPGPKLDEESPFESMLERFRFAAEVLELDEGMFQYLASPVKQVTVSIPIVMDSGDIRVFEGYRVIHNNLLGPSKGGIRYAPDVTLEEVNALAAWMTWKCAIVNVPFGGAKGGVRVDPKQLSDGELERLTRRYTANMLEVFGPDRDIPAPDMNTNEQVMAWIMDTYSMNAHKTETAVVTGKPIILGGSHGRKEATGRGVVTVTLAALNKVGILPNKCTVAVQGFGNVGSVSAKLMYEQGAKVIAISDISGGYYNENGIDIPAAMEYAEKNDNSLEGFPEAEKITNEELLQMECDVLIPAAKEDQINSKNAKNINAKIIAEGANGPVTANADSILEDKGIMVVPDILANAGGVTVSYFEWVQDRQGYFWTEERVNRRLNRMMRNAFDNLFEVRNRYDITLRQAAYVFGINKVAMTLRMRGLYA, encoded by the coding sequence ATGCCTTACAACAAAAATATGTATACCACCGGTTATTATAAGGAGCCCGGCCCTAAGCTTGATGAAGAGTCCCCATTTGAATCAATGTTAGAGCGTTTCCGTTTTGCCGCGGAAGTTTTGGAGCTTGACGAAGGAATGTTTCAGTATTTGGCAAGTCCTGTTAAGCAGGTTACCGTATCAATACCCATTGTAATGGACAGCGGTGATATCCGTGTATTTGAAGGGTATCGCGTTATTCATAATAATTTGCTTGGTCCGTCAAAAGGAGGTATCCGCTATGCACCGGATGTAACGCTTGAAGAAGTGAATGCACTCGCGGCTTGGATGACCTGGAAGTGCGCTATTGTGAATGTGCCTTTCGGTGGAGCCAAAGGTGGTGTGCGCGTAGATCCCAAGCAGCTTTCTGATGGGGAGCTGGAGCGACTTACACGTCGATATACGGCTAATATGTTGGAAGTGTTTGGACCTGACCGTGATATTCCTGCTCCCGATATGAATACCAACGAGCAGGTTATGGCATGGATTATGGATACGTACAGCATGAATGCTCATAAGACTGAAACGGCGGTTGTTACCGGGAAACCAATTATTTTAGGTGGATCACATGGTAGAAAAGAAGCAACCGGACGTGGTGTGGTAACGGTTACATTAGCTGCTCTTAACAAAGTTGGAATTTTGCCTAACAAATGTACGGTGGCTGTACAGGGTTTTGGTAACGTCGGTTCTGTTAGTGCCAAATTAATGTATGAGCAAGGCGCTAAAGTTATTGCTATTAGTGATATCAGCGGTGGCTATTATAATGAGAATGGAATTGATATTCCCGCGGCTATGGAATATGCCGAGAAGAATGATAACTCTCTTGAAGGATTTCCAGAAGCGGAAAAAATCACGAACGAAGAACTCTTGCAAATGGAATGCGATGTGTTGATTCCTGCTGCCAAAGAGGATCAGATTAACAGCAAAAATGCTAAGAATATTAATGCAAAAATTATTGCTGAAGGGGCTAACGGTCCAGTTACAGCCAATGCCGATTCTATTCTTGAAGATAAAGGTATAATGGTTGTGCCTGATATCCTTGCTAATGCCGGCGGGGTTACCGTTTCCTACTTTGAGTGGGTACAAGATCGCCAGGGTTATTTCTGGACAGAAGAACGGGTTAATCGTCGCCTGAATCGCATGATGCGCAATGCTTTTGATAACTTGTTTGAAGTACGCAACCGATATGATATTACGTTGCGACAGGCTGCTTATGTTTTTGGAATTAATAAGGTAGCCATGACGCTGCGAATGCGCGGTCTTTACGCTTAA
- a CDS encoding thioredoxin domain-containing protein: MADSSQHSQNRLANESSPYLLQHADNPVDWYPWGEEAFQKAEKEDKPVLVSIGYATCHWCHVMAHESFEDEQIAELMNRAFVNIKVDREERPDIDNTYMLVCQMLTGSGGWPLNVFLTPDKKPFYAATYIPKVGRQGRPGMRELIPWMSQLWENKRDKIINSTDEIVTAFQKSNDFEITDDLDDTLLDEAYNQYEQQFDNQYGGFGSSPKFPSPHNLMLLLRYADQNPDSKALPMVEQTLTKMRMGGLFDQVGGGFHRYSTDREWLVPHFEKMLYDQAMMLMAYTEGWQLTGNELFKQTVDEVCEYLTRKMRDKDGGFYSAEDADSEGEEGKFYVWSIDEVREVLSMTEAELAIGVFNMTEEGNYRDEASGQRTGKNILHLQKPIQALADERDMDVEAVQSEVKSIKKKLLEVRQDRVHPLLDDKILTDWNGLMIAALAKAGAVLGNEDYLQQAEECWSFIADEMLTDNGRLMHRYRNGDVAINGHADDYAFVIWGLLELYEATLDTEYLEQAILLNEQFIDEFWDADDGGFYFTSETAEELLGRKKEIYDGAMPSGNSIAVMNLLRLGRITGRTEWEQMAEDALKLFGNSIKQAPTSFGVALQAVDFMYGNSQEVILAGKLGDSQTDELVDILRSRFLPRTVVIFNDSEDGMINSLVPYLADFGMKDGKPTAYVCQNYACELPTHDPQQMTDLLSRS, encoded by the coding sequence ATGGCAGATTCTTCTCAGCACAGTCAAAACCGATTAGCAAATGAATCCAGTCCGTACTTGTTGCAACATGCCGATAATCCGGTGGATTGGTATCCGTGGGGAGAGGAAGCTTTCCAAAAGGCCGAAAAAGAGGATAAGCCAGTACTCGTTTCTATTGGCTATGCTACCTGTCACTGGTGTCATGTAATGGCGCATGAGTCGTTCGAGGATGAACAGATTGCTGAATTGATGAACCGAGCGTTTGTGAACATTAAGGTAGATCGCGAAGAGCGCCCTGATATTGATAATACGTACATGTTGGTTTGTCAAATGCTGACGGGTAGTGGGGGATGGCCGCTCAATGTATTTTTGACGCCGGATAAAAAGCCGTTCTATGCTGCTACTTATATACCCAAAGTTGGTCGACAGGGGCGGCCGGGCATGCGAGAGCTTATTCCCTGGATGTCGCAGCTTTGGGAGAATAAGCGAGATAAAATCATCAATTCTACCGATGAAATTGTTACGGCTTTCCAAAAGTCGAACGATTTTGAGATTACGGATGATCTTGATGACACGCTGTTAGACGAGGCCTATAACCAATACGAGCAACAGTTCGATAACCAATACGGTGGCTTTGGGTCTTCACCCAAGTTTCCCAGTCCCCATAATTTGATGCTTCTGCTTCGCTATGCGGATCAAAATCCCGATTCAAAGGCGTTGCCGATGGTAGAGCAAACGCTCACGAAAATGCGTATGGGTGGACTGTTTGACCAAGTGGGTGGTGGATTCCATCGCTATTCTACCGATCGTGAGTGGCTCGTTCCTCATTTTGAGAAGATGCTCTACGATCAAGCGATGATGCTTATGGCTTATACCGAAGGTTGGCAGTTGACGGGTAATGAGCTGTTTAAGCAGACGGTGGATGAAGTTTGTGAGTATTTGACACGGAAAATGCGGGATAAAGACGGGGGATTTTATTCCGCTGAAGACGCCGACAGTGAGGGCGAAGAAGGCAAGTTTTATGTGTGGAGTATTGATGAGGTTCGAGAAGTGCTGTCAATGACCGAAGCAGAATTGGCGATTGGGGTTTTTAATATGACTGAGGAGGGTAATTATCGTGATGAAGCGTCGGGGCAACGGACGGGCAAAAATATCCTGCATCTGCAAAAGCCTATACAAGCGCTTGCCGATGAGCGTGACATGGATGTGGAGGCGGTGCAATCTGAAGTGAAGTCAATCAAGAAAAAATTGTTAGAGGTTCGGCAAGATCGGGTGCATCCCCTGTTGGATGATAAAATTCTTACCGATTGGAATGGGTTGATGATCGCGGCGCTGGCCAAGGCCGGGGCTGTTTTGGGTAATGAGGATTATCTGCAACAGGCTGAAGAATGTTGGTCCTTTATTGCCGATGAGATGCTAACAGATAACGGCCGTTTGATGCATCGTTACCGGAATGGGGATGTAGCGATCAACGGTCATGCCGATGACTATGCATTTGTGATATGGGGATTGCTGGAGCTCTATGAGGCCACGTTGGATACTGAATATTTAGAGCAAGCTATTTTGCTTAATGAACAGTTTATTGATGAGTTTTGGGATGCCGACGATGGCGGATTCTATTTTACTTCGGAAACGGCTGAAGAATTATTGGGCCGAAAGAAAGAAATTTATGATGGGGCGATGCCTTCGGGTAATTCTATTGCAGTAATGAATTTGCTGCGATTGGGGCGTATTACGGGACGTACGGAGTGGGAGCAGATGGCCGAGGATGCCTTAAAGTTATTTGGTAATAGTATTAAACAAGCACCAACGAGTTTTGGGGTTGCCCTGCAAGCAGTCGATTTCATGTATGGTAACAGCCAGGAGGTTATTCTTGCAGGAAAGCTTGGTGATTCACAAACGGACGAGCTTGTGGATATTTTGCGAAGTCGATTTTTGCCCCGGACTGTGGTTATCTTTAACGATTCCGAGGATGGTATGATAAATTCGTTGGTACCTTACTTAGCTGATTTCGGGATGAAGGATGGCAAGCCCACCGCTTATGTCTGCCAAAACTATGCCTGTGAGTTACCAACGCACGATCCTCAACAAATGACGGATCTGCTGAGCAGGTCGTAA
- the mnmA gene encoding tRNA 2-thiouridine(34) synthase MnmA, translating into MSSKGRVLVAMSGGVDSSVAAVMLKEQGYDVIGITMKTWDYSRVGGKSDKETGCCTLESMNDARQIAVKHGFKHFIVDIRDEFGDWVIDRFVDDYMNGRTPNPCVLCNTHIKWAALLRRADNLGCDYIATGHYANVREENGRYVISKGLDPKKDQSYALWGVEQKHLARTIFPLGGYEKTEIRDMAEEFGLMKVADKPDSYEICFVPDDNYRRFLKDRVDGLEDRVKGGKFVDQNGNIVGEHEGYPFYTIGQRRGLDLALGKRVYVTDINPETNVITIGEKEDLVATTCKAKNINLSKYGDVPGGEMEVTGKIRYNDDGVVGQLKQLGDDEIEVTFPTGREAITPGQAVVCYEGDDVIGGGWIHKVNVDTNVLQEA; encoded by the coding sequence ATGAGTAGCAAAGGACGAGTATTAGTAGCTATGAGCGGAGGCGTAGATTCTTCCGTGGCAGCTGTTATGCTCAAAGAACAAGGATATGATGTTATCGGAATTACGATGAAAACGTGGGACTATTCTCGCGTAGGCGGCAAATCGGATAAAGAGACCGGATGTTGCACGCTTGAATCCATGAACGACGCACGACAAATTGCTGTCAAACATGGCTTTAAACATTTTATCGTTGATATCCGTGACGAATTCGGCGACTGGGTAATTGACCGGTTCGTAGATGACTATATGAACGGACGTACGCCCAACCCCTGTGTGCTTTGCAACACTCATATTAAATGGGCAGCCTTGCTACGTCGCGCCGACAATCTTGGCTGCGATTATATTGCTACGGGGCATTATGCCAATGTACGCGAAGAAAATGGACGTTATGTCATTTCCAAGGGGCTTGATCCCAAAAAAGATCAATCGTACGCACTTTGGGGCGTTGAGCAAAAACACTTGGCTCGTACTATCTTTCCCCTGGGAGGCTACGAGAAGACGGAAATCCGGGACATGGCTGAGGAATTTGGACTTATGAAAGTAGCAGATAAGCCGGACTCCTACGAAATCTGTTTTGTGCCTGATGACAACTACCGCCGTTTCCTCAAAGATCGCGTCGATGGTCTTGAAGACCGCGTTAAAGGTGGTAAGTTTGTTGATCAAAATGGAAACATCGTTGGCGAACACGAAGGATATCCCTTTTACACCATTGGCCAACGCCGAGGATTAGATTTAGCGCTCGGAAAACGTGTATATGTTACGGATATCAATCCCGAAACAAATGTGATTACCATTGGTGAAAAAGAAGATCTCGTTGCCACAACTTGCAAAGCGAAAAACATCAACTTGAGTAAGTATGGAGATGTACCCGGCGGCGAAATGGAGGTTACCGGAAAGATCCGCTATAACGATGACGGCGTCGTGGGTCAGCTTAAACAGTTAGGCGACGACGAAATTGAAGTTACTTTTCCCACCGGACGTGAAGCCATTACGCCCGGTCAGGCAGTCGTCTGCTACGAAGGGGATGATGTTATAGGCGGAGGTTGGATCCACAAAGTAAATGTAGATACCAATGTTCTGCAAGAAGCATAA
- a CDS encoding HNH endonuclease — translation MDANVLVLNKDYQPLSICSVHRSVKLLFLDKAELLHDYPERTISTVAEDYAYPSVIRLRRYINIPYNKIVLSRHNIMKRDHKTCQYCGSSKNLTIDHVLPKSRGGKDTWENLVTACNSCNVEKGNRTPQEAQMPLSQKPFRPIHITFLQSILGGVQDDWKPYLYMQ, via the coding sequence ATGGACGCCAATGTTCTGGTATTAAATAAAGATTATCAACCACTAAGTATTTGCTCGGTACACCGTTCGGTAAAACTGCTTTTTTTAGATAAAGCCGAACTTCTGCACGATTATCCTGAGCGAACTATTAGTACAGTAGCGGAGGATTATGCCTACCCTTCTGTAATCCGACTGCGACGCTATATTAATATTCCCTACAACAAAATTGTGCTTTCGCGTCACAATATTATGAAACGCGATCACAAAACCTGTCAATATTGTGGGTCCTCTAAAAACCTCACTATTGATCATGTACTTCCCAAAAGTCGGGGAGGAAAAGACACCTGGGAGAACCTGGTTACGGCCTGTAACTCATGCAATGTTGAAAAGGGCAATCGAACCCCCCAAGAGGCACAAATGCCGCTCAGCCAAAAGCCATTTCGACCGATCCATATCACTTTTCTGCAATCCATTTTAGGAGGCGTACAGGATGACTGGAAACCCTATCTTTATATGCAATAA
- a CDS encoding adenylate/guanylate cyclase domain-containing protein yields MINKRTEHIRWNWKLKSRPKEIWPFVTDTNRLFKDLKQPSVQQAHITQSVKPGFVQLSYNGLNRYEVWEEEPYEWEYPYRFGVVRHYQSGPYKDLKIQVDIKEHSMGCELVVDVWATPRSKVLSFFTTLKLRTLVKGRLKKVLNLYDQLAISQRRHYQVAKPKKLVRGGKKRLSQIKEKLHNSQVDAAVLGKLVEFICRADDLDLQRISPFELADQWGISEKKVFEVFIHAAKADLLNFNWNLYCPHCRSVQESVKTLNQIYEPIYCNHCEQEFKVNFNKTIQLSFTPHPLVRKINPEQYCARGPQEKSHIKVQQYLRPGQKRYIMTDMPAGTYILRTNRSDGTATVHVSDKGSETVHINIGSQGLRGEEVGMSCNPNLSIENTSDKNQLITLEHKEWNGQGVSAARATSSQLFRNVFADEVLRKGEKISVDNLTLMFTDLYDSTAMYNEEGDDKAVSHVIDHFDILHEVVAKEDGAIVKTIGDSVMAVFCDPTQALRSYLRAQLMIAEDDRFNDDFQLKAGIHHGSCVAVNLNSRIDYFGSTVNIASRFVDFASEDELIVSGDIFERHELQAVLDEFGKHDRIEDVSTQLRGFDKESFAIKRIQISDSPLRLAI; encoded by the coding sequence ATGATCAATAAACGGACGGAACATATTAGGTGGAATTGGAAGCTCAAGTCTCGACCTAAGGAGATTTGGCCTTTTGTTACGGATACGAACCGTCTGTTTAAGGATTTAAAACAACCCAGTGTGCAGCAGGCTCATATCACGCAGTCGGTGAAGCCGGGATTTGTGCAACTTTCCTATAATGGACTTAATCGTTATGAAGTATGGGAGGAGGAGCCTTACGAATGGGAATACCCTTACCGATTTGGAGTGGTTCGGCACTATCAATCCGGTCCGTATAAAGATTTGAAAATCCAGGTTGATATAAAAGAGCATTCGATGGGTTGTGAGCTGGTTGTCGATGTTTGGGCTACTCCTCGATCGAAGGTGCTGTCCTTCTTTACGACGTTGAAATTGCGAACGTTGGTCAAAGGAAGGCTGAAAAAGGTTCTTAATTTGTATGACCAATTAGCGATTAGCCAACGAAGGCATTATCAGGTTGCGAAACCAAAAAAGTTAGTCCGGGGCGGTAAAAAGCGGTTAAGTCAGATAAAGGAAAAGCTGCATAATAGTCAGGTTGACGCAGCAGTGTTGGGGAAACTGGTTGAATTTATTTGTCGGGCTGATGATTTGGATCTACAGCGAATATCTCCCTTTGAACTGGCTGACCAGTGGGGGATATCAGAGAAAAAAGTATTTGAAGTTTTTATTCACGCAGCCAAAGCTGATTTGTTGAACTTTAACTGGAATCTGTATTGTCCGCATTGCCGGAGTGTGCAGGAATCGGTTAAAACACTCAATCAAATTTATGAGCCCATATATTGCAATCATTGTGAGCAGGAATTTAAGGTCAATTTTAATAAAACCATTCAGCTTAGCTTTACGCCCCATCCGCTTGTTCGAAAAATTAACCCGGAGCAATATTGTGCAAGGGGGCCGCAGGAGAAATCGCACATAAAGGTGCAGCAGTACCTGAGGCCAGGACAGAAACGCTATATAATGACCGATATGCCTGCGGGAACTTATATTTTGCGAACGAATCGGTCGGATGGTACTGCTACCGTGCATGTAAGTGATAAAGGCAGTGAAACGGTGCATATCAATATTGGATCACAGGGATTACGGGGTGAAGAGGTGGGTATGAGCTGTAATCCCAATCTGAGTATTGAAAACACCAGTGACAAAAATCAGCTTATTACACTTGAGCACAAAGAATGGAATGGACAAGGTGTAAGTGCAGCGCGAGCTACTTCGTCGCAGTTGTTTCGGAATGTATTTGCCGATGAAGTGCTGCGTAAAGGCGAAAAAATATCGGTTGATAACCTTACCCTCATGTTTACGGACCTATATGATTCTACAGCCATGTATAATGAGGAGGGGGACGACAAGGCGGTGAGTCATGTCATTGACCACTTCGATATTCTGCATGAGGTTGTAGCCAAAGAAGATGGCGCTATTGTAAAAACCATTGGTGATTCGGTAATGGCCGTGTTTTGTGATCCAACTCAGGCGCTTCGATCCTATTTGCGTGCCCAGCTTATGATTGCGGAGGATGATCGTTTTAATGATGACTTTCAGCTTAAGGCTGGTATCCATCACGGGAGTTGTGTAGCAGTAAACCTCAACAGCCGCATCGATTATTTCGGTTCAACAGTAAATATTGCATCCCGTTTTGTTGATTTTGCATCTGAAGATGAACTAATTGTTTCGGGTGATATTTTTGAACGACATGAGCTACAAGCGGTACTTGATGAATTTGGTAAGCATGATCGAATTGAAGATGTTAGTACCCAGCTGAGAGGATTCGATAAAGAATCGTTTGCCATTAAGAGGATTCAAATCAGTGATTCTCCCTTACGGTTGGCTATTTAG
- a CDS encoding methylglyoxal synthase: MKEKKNIALIAHDHRKKDLIDWCDFNKGSLSKHNLFGTGTTGKMIAETVGLDINRFNSGPLGGDLQIGAAIAENKIDMMIFFWDPLQAQPHDVDVKALLRIGVLYNIPMACNRSSADFLISTELIDEEYERFIVDYSERFTKDVNK; this comes from the coding sequence ATGAAAGAGAAAAAAAATATTGCACTCATTGCTCATGATCACCGAAAGAAAGATCTGATTGATTGGTGTGATTTTAATAAGGGGTCGCTCTCCAAACACAACCTTTTTGGGACGGGGACGACGGGAAAGATGATCGCTGAAACAGTTGGGTTAGATATCAATCGATTTAATAGTGGACCGTTGGGAGGTGACCTGCAAATTGGCGCGGCCATTGCGGAAAATAAGATCGATATGATGATTTTTTTCTGGGACCCGCTACAGGCTCAGCCCCATGACGTGGATGTAAAAGCCTTGTTGCGAATTGGAGTGCTTTATAATATTCCCATGGCGTGTAATCGCTCGTCGGCCGATTTCCTGATTTCGACAGAATTAATTGATGAGGAATATGAACGATTTATTGTAGATTACAGTGAACGTTTTACCAAAGATGTAAATAAGTAA
- a CDS encoding metallophosphoesterase → MPWLLRMTLLVALIMLPAILYLSFRYYATFKSHRIKRAAFPLVLLSFYTYPVAAVIDYYLTGSIDLLDYPQPLAYWFWLGLVFVFQLVTWVLITDLIKVISDVFSGNKNIVSQRYPQILVALLAGVFLFTSQKTYLHTTQVKAEHISIPIENLPASLEGFKIAHITDIQGDEYTGRDEIQNYIDKLSVQQPDLIIFTGDLISYGTDFIEMSAQELGKAKATYSTIGVVGDHDYWAGLNNVEPALKKQDIPLLQNQNLTISIDSATKITVTGVTEVYSKSSNPDTVDSLAASSPNSALKIFASHQVKDHLIDAAKQHNYNLMLAGHTHGGQIHVPFFGMNFSASEEETKYVQGLYHEQGIPINVNNGLGFTLAPIRYEAPPNISVITLEAK, encoded by the coding sequence GTGCCCTGGCTTTTACGTATGACACTCCTGGTAGCACTAATCATGCTGCCGGCAATACTTTACCTATCATTTCGCTATTACGCAACCTTTAAATCCCATCGTATAAAACGCGCCGCCTTCCCCTTGGTACTACTCTCATTTTATACTTATCCCGTAGCCGCAGTGATCGACTATTACCTAACCGGCTCCATCGACCTGCTCGACTACCCCCAACCGTTGGCCTACTGGTTCTGGCTCGGACTCGTCTTTGTATTTCAACTCGTAACCTGGGTCCTAATCACCGACCTTATCAAAGTTATCAGCGACGTTTTTTCTGGGAATAAAAATATAGTCAGCCAGCGATACCCTCAAATACTCGTGGCTCTACTTGCAGGGGTATTCCTATTTACTTCCCAAAAAACCTACCTCCACACAACCCAGGTTAAAGCTGAGCATATCTCCATTCCGATAGAAAACCTCCCCGCATCACTCGAAGGATTCAAAATTGCACACATCACCGATATCCAGGGCGATGAATACACCGGCCGAGATGAGATTCAAAATTACATTGACAAACTCAGTGTCCAACAACCTGATCTGATCATCTTTACCGGCGACCTGATCTCATACGGAACCGATTTTATCGAAATGTCTGCACAGGAATTGGGGAAAGCCAAAGCAACGTACAGTACCATTGGCGTCGTTGGAGATCACGATTACTGGGCCGGACTCAATAACGTAGAACCAGCCCTTAAAAAGCAGGATATCCCACTATTGCAAAATCAAAATCTAACCATTTCCATTGACAGTGCTACCAAGATCACCGTCACCGGCGTAACCGAAGTCTATAGTAAAAGTTCGAACCCTGATACGGTTGATTCGCTTGCCGCCTCAAGTCCAAACAGTGCCCTGAAAATTTTTGCCTCCCACCAAGTAAAAGATCATTTAATAGATGCTGCGAAGCAACACAACTATAACCTGATGTTAGCCGGACACACCCACGGCGGACAAATTCACGTTCCCTTCTTTGGGATGAACTTCTCAGCCTCTGAAGAAGAAACCAAATACGTACAGGGACTTTACCACGAGCAGGGCATTCCCATAAACGTCAACAATGGCCTCGGCTTTACCCTGGCACCCATCCGCTACGAAGCACCGCCAAATATTTCAGTAATAACATTAGAGGCTAAATAA
- the ndk gene encoding nucleoside-diphosphate kinase: MAVERTLTILKPDCVRKNLIGEVTRRIQEAGFRIVAMKMTRLTKDTAGGFYAVHKERPFFDELVEFMSSGPCVPMILEKENAIEDFREFIGATDPSEAEEGTIRADFADSVGENIIHGSDSVQNGKKEAAYFFTEAEVVANKA; this comes from the coding sequence ATGGCAGTAGAACGAACCCTTACTATTCTTAAACCTGATTGTGTACGCAAAAACCTTATTGGCGAAGTGACCCGCCGCATTCAAGAAGCTGGCTTTCGCATTGTCGCTATGAAAATGACGCGTTTAACGAAAGACACAGCAGGTGGATTTTATGCTGTTCACAAAGAACGTCCATTTTTTGATGAGCTTGTTGAATTTATGAGCAGTGGCCCCTGTGTACCCATGATTCTGGAAAAAGAAAACGCTATTGAAGATTTCCGCGAATTTATTGGCGCTACCGATCCCAGTGAAGCCGAAGAAGGAACGATACGTGCCGATTTTGCTGACAGCGTGGGAGAAAATATTATCCACGGTTCCGATTCTGTTCAGAACGGCAAAAAAGAAGCAGCCTACTTCTTTACGGAAGCAGAAGTTGTGGCCAACAAAGCCTAA
- a CDS encoding anti-sigma factor: MAKQQEDHETFKRLCADYVLNILEQDDRLRFEEMLDEATDEEREIYQQMRTKVNELMFGDTENPSLEGMREQLLAEVEDSDVGEPREEPQDKSEEAMTEQSEELDEDKGTSSAVSMGIIVAVVLGFICLSLIFYSFSLRSEISSQQEVIASQEQAVADLEDEVSELQERLEILDSRQLHSVRMLGMEAAPFAYGNVLWDAQHKNVLVQVDELPTPSTGKQYHLWAIYNNGSTPITTFSVDEEGSALFMARNLAEIDRDTGFSFAVTLEPAGEADQPNGEMYLMGSFGE, encoded by the coding sequence ATGGCTAAACAACAAGAAGATCATGAAACGTTCAAGCGACTTTGTGCGGATTATGTACTAAATATTTTAGAGCAGGATGATCGGTTGCGCTTCGAGGAGATGTTGGATGAGGCGACGGATGAAGAGCGGGAGATCTATCAGCAGATGCGCACGAAGGTGAATGAATTGATGTTTGGGGATACTGAAAATCCTTCACTGGAAGGGATGCGGGAGCAGTTGCTTGCGGAGGTTGAGGATTCGGATGTTGGAGAACCCCGGGAGGAGCCGCAGGATAAATCGGAAGAGGCGATGACCGAGCAGTCTGAGGAATTGGATGAAGATAAGGGCACATCATCCGCTGTTTCTATGGGGATAATTGTGGCGGTGGTATTGGGGTTTATCTGTCTGAGCCTGATATTTTATTCGTTTTCGCTACGATCGGAGATTAGTTCGCAACAGGAAGTTATAGCCAGCCAAGAGCAGGCGGTGGCTGACCTTGAAGATGAGGTGAGTGAGTTACAGGAGCGGCTGGAAATTCTTGATTCGCGCCAGTTACATTCGGTAAGGATGCTTGGGATGGAAGCGGCCCCCTTTGCTTATGGGAATGTGTTATGGGATGCTCAGCACAAGAATGTGTTGGTACAAGTGGATGAGCTTCCTACCCCTTCTACGGGTAAACAATATCATTTATGGGCTATTTATAATAATGGCTCGACGCCAATCACTACTTTTTCTGTTGATGAAGAAGGCAGTGCTTTGTTTATGGCCCGTAATCTTGCTGAAATTGATCGGGATACGGGATTTTCATTTGCCGTAACGCTTGAGCCAGCGGGCGAAGCTGACCAACCCAATGGAGAGATGTATTTGATGGGTAGTTTTGGTGAATAA
- a CDS encoding ATP-binding protein, with protein MSKPDTKQLTLASKFEEMQRLEAYIDELQEWIGFDEDDSGRIMLTLSEAVNNAIMHGNNEDPDKKVVVKSRLDQSSQVLIISVEDEGEGFDPDEIPDPLKDENLLNEGGRGVYLIEQYADDLEFSKGGTKAIIRFRLAD; from the coding sequence ATGTCAAAACCTGATACCAAACAACTTACCTTGGCGTCCAAATTTGAGGAGATGCAACGGTTGGAAGCTTATATTGATGAGCTTCAGGAATGGATTGGTTTTGATGAGGATGATTCGGGACGTATTATGCTTACGCTTAGTGAGGCAGTGAACAACGCCATTATGCACGGGAATAATGAAGATCCCGATAAAAAAGTAGTGGTAAAATCTCGACTTGATCAGAGTAGTCAAGTACTTATCATAAGTGTTGAAGATGAGGGAGAAGGCTTTGATCCGGATGAAATTCCAGATCCCTTGAAAGATGAAAACTTGTTGAATGAAGGAGGGCGCGGGGTTTATTTAATTGAACAATACGCCGATGACCTTGAATTCTCTAAAGGAGGTACTAAAGCTATTATTCGCTTCCGATTAGCGGATTGA